The sequence tttcttattataaaagggaagacattatttttatatattaaatttatatttagtcCGAAGAAAAATAGACCATTTATAATAGGACTAAAACATTTCCAAAAAGAATTTCCATACAATgtaatactaataaattatgataGCATAAAGAAGAGGATCCTCACTAACTAAGTGACTAAAAATAACAGAAACTGCAACCAGTGgatgataattattaaaacatGTTTCAAGACATCTCAGATGAAACGTTTCATTTTCCAGAGCTATAAAATTCTTCTTGACTGTCAGTTATTGCTTGGCGTTGCCAACCATGATGACAAGTCGCTGTAACTAAAATAtttctgaaaagaaaaggacccATGAAATTTTGAGAATCAAATtctagaaaagaaaggagGTTAAGTTGCTAGCTATTCCTCttgattaggttgaaaattGGTtgcggattaagaactaaataACAATAAAGGGGAAGATTGCTAACTGGGCTTGATATTGCCTGATTGCTGTCTATTCCTGGAAGCCCCCTGTACTGCCCTAATAGTGAACTGGGCTTCATTACTTGTGCTAATACATGCTTTGAGCCTAGGGGTGCAAACATGGTTGCTCATGCTTTAGCTAAGTAGTCTCTAATAAATACTAGTGATGCTCACACATGGCGGGGGATGTCCCACCAGAATATCAATTCCTTGTAATGGCCGATTTGGCCTCTTCATCTACAGAAGAAATTAGTTTTGGCCCATGTATAAATGGATTTCACAATCAAGTTGTTTAAAATTTTGCAGAGCAGATACTGCACTGGCATATAACACAGAACTATGCAAAGATCCCTCCTGAAGGGACTCCAAAAATTCCTGCAGAAACAAAACCATCCATGTAATCTACTCTTTAGGAAAATTAGTGCCAATATTTGTACACATAACAATCACAATGTCAACCAAATCCCTCAAAACATTGGATCTTGGTACACTCTTGCACAAGGTGGCTCTAGTAAAGAGCTGGCACTGTACACCGCCTCTAAATTGCTCAGTTTTTATGACATTAAACCTGACGCCTATTCTCTGGTTCACTTGGTTCGGACTTCTACGGACCTGGGCCTTCACTCTTATTGCCAACAGCTTCAGTGCTACATTTTAAGATCTGGGTTTGGCGCCAGTGTCTTTGTCTCCACTGCTTTATTAAggttttataaaatgaaagagTCCATAAATGATGCCTATAAGTTGTTTGTTGAAATTCCTCATCCAAATGTAGTTTCTTGGAATACTTTGATTTCTGCGTATGTGCAGACTGGACATTTTAGGAAAGCATTGGGCTTATTTCTTCAACTTAATAGGTCCGATGTTTGTCCAGATGCCTACTCTTTCACAGTGGCTTTATCAGCTTGTGGCCAGTTAAGTATGTTGCAGTTTGGCAGGTCAATTCACTGCAAGATTGTGAAATGTAGCTCGGATTGTGGTGTTGTTGTTGGGAATTGCTTGATTGATATGTATGGGAAATGTGCTTCTGTTAAGGAGGCAACTTGggtttttgataaattgattGATAAGGACATAATTTCTTGGAATTCAGTTATTGCAGCATGTGCTAGAAATGGAAGGCTTGAATTGGCATACAATTTTTTCTGTCAGATGCCTGAGTTGGATACGATTTCATATAATGAAGTGATTAATGGCATTGCTCAGTTTGGCAATATAGAGGATGCTATTGcaattttattgaatatgCCGCATTCAAATTCATCTTCTTGGAATTCAGTCATAACAGCTTATGTTAACAGAAATCAAGCACGAGAAGCATTAGAATTTTTCACTAAAATGCATTCAAGTGATATTAAAAAGGATGAGTATACTTATTCCGTCATTTTGAGTGGTGTTGCTGGTGCTGCGGCTTGGAAATGGGGAATGCTGATCCACTGTTGCGCAATAAAGGGAGGTTGGGACACATCTGTAGTTGTTGGGAGTGCTCTCATTGACATGTACTCCAAATGTGGGCAAGTAAAAAGTGCTGAATCAATGTTTCAATCCTTGCCTGTAAGGAATTTGATAACATGGAACGCGATGATCTCAGGCTATGCTCACAATGGCAATTCGTATGAGATGATCCAGCATTTTGAGGAAATGAAAATGGTTGAAGATTTGAAGCCTGATTCTGTTACCTTTCTTAATGTAATATCTGCATGCTCTAACACTGAGGTGCCATTACAGAAGGCAGTTCATTACTTTGAATCAATGATCAATGATTACATGATTGAACCAACTATTGAGCATTGTTGTTCGATGATTAGGCTTATGGGACAAAGAGGGGAGGTGTGGCAGGCAAAGAGGATGATCTATGAACTAGCCTTTGGATCATGTGGGGTAGTTTGGAGGGCTTTGCTTAGTGCTTGTGGAGCTTGTAGGAATTTGAAGGTCGCAAAAATTGCTGCAGCAAAGGTAATTGAATTGGAGGGTGATGAT comes from Ricinus communis isolate WT05 ecotype wild-type chromosome 5, ASM1957865v1, whole genome shotgun sequence and encodes:
- the LOC8287959 gene encoding putative pentatricopeptide repeat-containing protein At5g47460 translates to MQRSLLKGLQKFLQKQNHPCNLLFRKISANICTHNNHNVNQIPQNIGSWYTLAQGGSSKELALYTASKLLSFYDIKPDAYSLVHLVRTSTDLGLHSYCQQLQCYILRSGFGASVFVSTALLRFYKMKESINDAYKLFVEIPHPNVVSWNTLISAYVQTGHFRKALGLFLQLNRSDVCPDAYSFTVALSACGQLSMLQFGRSIHCKIVKCSSDCGVVVGNCLIDMYGKCASVKEATWVFDKLIDKDIISWNSVIAACARNGRLELAYNFFCQMPELDTISYNEVINGIAQFGNIEDAIAILLNMPHSNSSSWNSVITAYVNRNQAREALEFFTKMHSSDIKKDEYTYSVILSGVAGAAAWKWGMLIHCCAIKGGWDTSVVVGSALIDMYSKCGQVKSAESMFQSLPVRNLITWNAMISGYAHNGNSYEMIQHFEEMKMVEDLKPDSVTFLNVISACSNTEVPLQKAVHYFESMINDYMIEPTIEHCCSMIRLMGQRGEVWQAKRMIYELAFGSCGVVWRALLSACGACRNLKVAKIAAAKVIELEGDDDYVYVTMSNIFASYGQWEDVSKVRKIMRQREVKKEVGRSWIEVEMVAP